In one window of Niallia sp. Man26 DNA:
- a CDS encoding Gfo/Idh/MocA family oxidoreductase, with the protein MLNGEKKIARPIRWAMVGGGRLGQVGYKHRIGALRDNTAFELVAGAFDIEPARGKEFGINLGVAGNRCYPDYKTMFEEEAMREDGIEAVSIATPNGTHYEICRAALEAGLHVICEKPLFFSSAEGEEIKRLAEKTGKIIGVTYGFSGNQMLLQMRAMIEQGKIGDIRVVDLQYTHGFNSNDKSDKTSAAQKWRIDPKVAGPSFVLGDLSTHTYYMSQLIMPDMKIKRLLCDRQSFIESRAPLEDNAFVLMQYENGAVGRLWTSSINAGCMDGHRIRIVGTKASLEWWDSKPNELRYEVQGEPIQTLIRAMPYLDDACNADERLGALHQEGLSESWANIYLKFAIAIDAKNRNDEETLNSLVYPDIDAGIAGIRWIENCVRSADNGAVWVEYENQQKLSSTH; encoded by the coding sequence ATGTTAAATGGGGAGAAAAAAATAGCAAGACCGATACGTTGGGCAATGGTAGGAGGAGGCCGACTTGGACAGGTTGGTTATAAGCATAGAATAGGTGCATTGAGGGACAATACGGCATTTGAATTGGTTGCTGGCGCCTTTGATATTGAGCCAGCAAGAGGGAAGGAGTTCGGCATAAATTTAGGGGTGGCGGGAAATCGCTGCTATCCTGATTATAAAACTATGTTTGAAGAGGAAGCCATGCGAGAGGATGGAATTGAGGCTGTTTCCATTGCCACCCCAAATGGAACACATTATGAAATATGCCGTGCTGCACTCGAAGCCGGGTTGCATGTTATTTGTGAAAAGCCGTTGTTTTTTTCATCAGCAGAGGGTGAAGAGATTAAGAGACTTGCAGAGAAAACAGGCAAAATTATCGGGGTGACATATGGCTTCTCTGGAAATCAAATGCTGCTGCAGATGCGAGCAATGATTGAACAAGGAAAAATCGGTGATATTCGAGTTGTTGATTTGCAGTATACACATGGTTTTAATTCAAATGATAAATCAGATAAAACGAGTGCTGCTCAAAAATGGCGTATTGATCCTAAGGTAGCAGGACCAAGCTTCGTTTTAGGAGATTTATCCACACATACGTATTATATGTCCCAGTTGATTATGCCCGACATGAAAATAAAAAGGCTGCTTTGTGATCGTCAAAGCTTTATTGAAAGCCGTGCTCCACTTGAGGATAATGCTTTTGTACTCATGCAGTACGAAAACGGAGCAGTTGGCAGGCTGTGGACATCCTCCATTAATGCCGGCTGTATGGATGGTCACAGAATCCGGATAGTAGGGACGAAGGCAAGCTTAGAATGGTGGGACAGCAAACCAAATGAATTGAGATATGAAGTTCAAGGAGAACCTATTCAGACTTTAATTCGAGCAATGCCTTACTTGGATGACGCTTGCAATGCTGATGAGAGATTAGGTGCACTCCATCAGGAAGGGTTATCAGAATCCTGGGCAAATATTTACTTGAAGTTCGCAATTGCCATAGATGCGAAAAACCGCAATGATGAAGAAACATTAAATAGTCTAGTGTATCCGGATATTGATGCTGGAATTGCAGGCATTCG
- a CDS encoding sugar phosphate isomerase/epimerase, whose protein sequence is MKLSYVTDSMAHLSFEAMLDEVAELGIDTIEMTTGGWSPAPHLNLNELLESEQKRNHFLNNLEKRNIKLCALNCSGNPLDPGELGKQHREITDKTMELAELLGVKKVIMMSGLPAGGPEDKVPNWITYTVSWPPVLKEILDYQWNEVAIPYWKELVKKAESCGVEKIALENFSSQLVYNPETLFKLRNEVGPIVGLNLDPSHLIWMGADPILAARELGVAIHHVHGKDVRIERHLSAVNGILETKEITDVANRAWNYVAVGCGQDLQWWKEFFSVVKMMGYDDEVSLEMEDLTMSVEAGIKTSIDALQQTLSF, encoded by the coding sequence ATGAAATTATCTTATGTAACGGACAGTATGGCACATTTATCCTTTGAGGCAATGCTTGATGAAGTAGCTGAGCTTGGAATTGATACTATTGAAATGACGACAGGGGGCTGGTCTCCTGCACCACATTTAAATCTTAATGAACTATTGGAAAGTGAGCAAAAAAGAAACCACTTCTTGAATAATCTTGAGAAACGCAATATAAAACTATGTGCCTTGAATTGTTCTGGCAACCCTTTGGATCCAGGCGAATTAGGAAAGCAGCATCGAGAAATCACCGATAAAACGATGGAATTGGCAGAGCTATTAGGAGTTAAAAAGGTCATTATGATGAGCGGCCTGCCTGCTGGAGGTCCGGAAGATAAAGTTCCTAATTGGATTACCTATACAGTCAGCTGGCCGCCGGTATTAAAAGAAATACTAGATTACCAGTGGAATGAAGTTGCGATTCCTTATTGGAAGGAACTTGTGAAAAAAGCAGAATCATGTGGTGTTGAAAAAATTGCACTTGAAAATTTCAGCTCACAATTAGTCTATAATCCTGAAACATTATTTAAACTCCGCAATGAAGTTGGTCCAATTGTTGGTTTAAATCTTGATCCTAGCCATCTTATCTGGATGGGTGCAGACCCAATTCTAGCTGCCCGAGAACTAGGAGTGGCGATACATCATGTTCACGGCAAAGATGTGCGAATCGAAAGACATCTATCTGCTGTTAATGGCATTTTGGAAACAAAGGAAATAACAGATGTAGCCAATCGGGCTTGGAATTATGTAGCTGTCGGCTGCGGGCAAGACTTGCAGTGGTGGAAAGAGTTTTTCTCTGTTGTGAAGATGATGGGATATGACGATGAAGTTTCTTTAGAAATGGAAGATTTGACGATGTCCGTAGAGGCTGGAATAAAAACATCAATTGATGCTCTCCAGCAAACGCTGAGTTTTTAA
- a CDS encoding AraC family transcriptional regulator: MDLNKYISGKISLNDYVHRINQGGAAFHVHYWGVMPKHYDNQLHKHSFFEVCFVVEGEGFYIDEQCSYPLQGNTIFLSRPEVPHQIKSEQGLSLLYVAFELMESESTESWVNIMNSAKKCAPVLLHNSDTETGYLWKSLLIQATKHKHEFFEEMLVTIAGSLIISILQDFVPDLNKSSQKEEPDQHSDLLTQARLYIHDNLSNCLKLTEVARHLHISGRHLSRVFVSELGMSFSKYVQDERIKKASMLLKKTNLSLKEIAEETGFMNVQYFTRVFTSMMQTSPGRFRSMFINIHTTTYSDT; the protein is encoded by the coding sequence GTGGATTTAAATAAGTATATATCCGGAAAAATTTCTCTAAATGATTATGTTCATCGTATAAACCAGGGTGGAGCTGCTTTTCATGTTCATTATTGGGGAGTTATGCCTAAGCATTATGATAATCAGCTGCATAAGCATTCTTTTTTCGAAGTATGCTTTGTTGTAGAGGGAGAAGGCTTTTATATCGATGAACAGTGCAGTTATCCGCTCCAAGGTAACACCATCTTTTTATCAAGACCAGAAGTGCCACATCAAATAAAAAGCGAGCAAGGACTATCGCTCTTGTATGTAGCCTTTGAACTAATGGAATCAGAGTCGACAGAAAGCTGGGTTAATATAATGAATTCAGCTAAAAAATGCGCACCGGTGCTTTTACATAATAGTGATACAGAGACCGGCTATTTGTGGAAATCTCTGCTTATTCAGGCTACAAAGCATAAGCATGAATTCTTTGAAGAGATGCTAGTTACTATTGCCGGTTCGCTTATCATTTCGATTCTTCAGGATTTTGTTCCTGATTTGAATAAAAGCAGTCAGAAAGAAGAGCCAGATCAGCATTCTGATCTTCTTACACAGGCACGCCTGTATATTCATGATAATTTATCTAATTGCTTAAAGCTGACAGAAGTAGCAAGGCATCTGCATATATCTGGAAGACACTTGTCTAGGGTTTTTGTTTCTGAATTAGGTATGAGCTTCTCGAAGTATGTGCAAGATGAAAGGATTAAGAAAGCGAGCATGCTGTTAAAAAAGACAAATTTATCATTAAAGGAAATTGCTGAAGAGACAGGATTTATGAATGTCCAATATTTTACGAGAGTTTTCACCTCGATGATGCAAACCTCACCAGGGCGGTTTAGATCAATGTTTATCAATATACATACAACAACATATTCTGATACTTGA
- a CDS encoding cytochrome P450, which translates to MIKEVIPIKEITNFQSRTDEFFPIAWYQKMLKEHPIFFHKETNTWNVFQYEHVKEVLSNHEYFSSAGTRTTIFVGAKNESNSDKPSPINITNLDPPQHRKSRSLLASAFSPRSLKEWEPRIRQIAAELVDDIKANDVVNIVEALAAPFPSLVIADLFGVPVNNRHQFKKWVDILFQPYDRQRLADIELEKQQAAKEYFQFLYPIVVQKRTNLTNDIISDLIRAEVDGDRFTDEEIVQATMVLLGAGVETTSHAIANTFYSLLYDDEALYEELRSNLELVPNAVEEMLRYRFHLSRRDRTVKQNNNLLGVELKKGDVVIAWMSACNMDENMFENPFTLNIHRSNNKKHLTFGNGPHFCLGAPLARLEMRIVLETFLRKFSRIEPVEGFDLEANLTASATGQSLTNLHMRILE; encoded by the coding sequence ATGATAAAAGAAGTAATCCCCATTAAAGAAATCACCAATTTCCAATCACGTACAGACGAATTTTTTCCGATTGCCTGGTACCAAAAAATGCTAAAGGAGCATCCTATTTTTTTTCATAAGGAAACCAATACATGGAATGTGTTTCAATATGAGCATGTCAAAGAAGTGTTAAGCAACCATGAGTATTTTTCCAGCGCCGGTACTAGAACAACGATTTTTGTTGGAGCCAAGAACGAAAGTAATTCCGATAAACCATCACCAATAAACATCACCAATCTTGATCCTCCGCAGCATAGAAAAAGCAGGTCGCTGTTAGCCTCTGCTTTTAGTCCTCGGAGCTTAAAAGAATGGGAACCTAGAATCAGGCAGATTGCCGCAGAACTGGTTGATGATATAAAAGCGAACGATGTTGTTAATATTGTTGAAGCTCTAGCTGCCCCTTTCCCTAGTCTTGTTATCGCTGATTTATTTGGTGTGCCAGTTAACAATCGTCATCAGTTCAAAAAATGGGTGGATATTCTCTTCCAGCCGTACGACAGACAGCGGCTAGCGGATATTGAACTCGAGAAGCAACAGGCTGCCAAGGAATACTTTCAATTTCTCTATCCGATTGTTGTTCAAAAACGGACAAATTTAACAAATGATATTATCTCCGACCTCATCCGTGCCGAAGTGGATGGAGACAGGTTTACTGATGAAGAAATTGTCCAAGCTACAATGGTGCTGTTAGGTGCAGGCGTTGAAACTACGAGTCATGCCATTGCTAATACCTTTTATTCATTGCTGTATGATGATGAAGCCTTATACGAAGAGCTGCGGAGCAATCTCGAGCTCGTCCCAAATGCAGTCGAGGAAATGCTCCGTTATCGGTTTCACTTGTCAAGAAGAGACAGGACTGTTAAACAGAATAACAATCTATTAGGTGTAGAGCTGAAAAAAGGGGATGTCGTGATTGCCTGGATGAGTGCATGCAATATGGATGAAAATATGTTCGAAAATCCCTTCACGCTAAATATTCACCGGTCAAACAACAAAAAACACCTTACCTTTGGCAATGGACCTCATTTCTGTTTAGGAGCACCGCTTGCCCGCCTGGAAATGAGAATTGTGCTAGAGACTTTTTTGCGTAAGTTTTCCCGCATAGAACCGGTTGAAGGCTTTGACTTAGAAGCAAACTTAACCGCTTCTGCAACAGGTCAATCTTTGACTAATTTGCATATGAGAATTTTAGAATAA
- a CDS encoding aldo/keto reductase — MEYVKLGNTGLDVSRLCLGCMGFGDASKWLHQWVLNEENSRPVIKKALDLGINFFDTANVYSLGSSEEILGRALKDYANRDEVVIATKVHGQMHQGPNGSGLSRKAIMSELDKSLQRLETDYVDLYIIHRWDYHTPIEETMEALHDVVKAGKARYIGASAMFAWQFQKALHTAEKHGWTKFVSMQNHLNLIYREEEREMLPLCKEEKIAITPYSPLASGRLTRDLSVTTHRSETDQIQKSKYDATSSADRLVIERVASLAEKYSVPRTHIALAWILQKEQVAAPIIGATKLSHLEDAAGALNVKLTPEDITFLEEPYVPHAIVGHS, encoded by the coding sequence ATGGAGTATGTAAAGCTTGGTAATACAGGATTAGATGTATCTAGATTATGTCTTGGATGTATGGGGTTTGGTGATGCCAGCAAGTGGCTGCATCAATGGGTCTTAAATGAGGAGAACTCCCGTCCTGTTATTAAGAAGGCCCTTGATTTAGGAATTAATTTTTTTGATACAGCCAATGTATATTCACTTGGTTCCAGTGAAGAAATTCTTGGGCGCGCTTTAAAGGATTATGCTAATCGTGATGAGGTTGTTATCGCGACGAAAGTACACGGTCAAATGCACCAAGGACCTAATGGTTCTGGGTTATCTCGAAAAGCAATTATGAGTGAATTGGATAAAAGTCTGCAAAGATTAGAAACAGATTATGTGGATCTGTATATCATTCATCGTTGGGATTATCATACCCCTATTGAAGAAACGATGGAAGCTTTGCATGATGTTGTAAAGGCAGGAAAAGCAAGATATATTGGCGCGTCTGCCATGTTTGCCTGGCAGTTCCAAAAAGCATTGCATACAGCGGAAAAACATGGCTGGACTAAATTTGTGTCCATGCAAAACCATCTAAATCTTATTTACCGTGAAGAAGAACGAGAAATGCTGCCACTATGCAAGGAAGAAAAAATAGCGATTACTCCATACAGCCCGCTCGCCTCTGGAAGATTAACCCGTGACTTGTCTGTTACAACACATCGCTCAGAGACAGACCAGATACAGAAGTCTAAATACGATGCTACATCGAGTGCAGACCGCTTAGTTATTGAGCGTGTCGCATCGTTGGCAGAAAAATATAGTGTTCCTCGCACTCACATTGCACTTGCATGGATATTGCAAAAAGAACAAGTGGCAGCACCTATTATCGGTGCTACAAAGCTGTCCCATCTTGAGGATGCTGCTGGTGCCTTGAATGTTAAACTAACACCTGAAGACATCACCTTCCTTGAAGAGCCTTACGTTCCGCATGCAATAGTCGGCCACAGCTGA
- a CDS encoding MFS transporter, with the protein MDYRKKTVVASVAGLTLEGMDIMFISFAMSMIIADFHIDMAAGGLISSITNIGMLAGGVIFGILADKFGRVRVFTYTILLFAIGTALTGLAQNIEQVYIFRFIAGLGAGGEYGIGMALVAEAWPKNKQGRASSYVSVGAQYGVILAALLSAMILPAWGWRGLFFVGLAPVIFAFIVRKKLDESPEWLASQQKKQAVKKEGKLKQLFASPRITATTIALAVMATVQIAGYNGLMIWLPSMLQQSQGLSVSSSALWTISTAAGMIAGMLTFGQFIDRLGMKLSYGIFLFASAIAVFLYSFASGSIGLLVGGAIVGFFSNGMFAGYGALISKYYPVEIRSTATNTIFNFGRALGGLSPILVGYILQHANVTAAMGYLALLYCISFIAMLSLHKRAGSESKLKPLAKTV; encoded by the coding sequence TTGGATTATCGCAAAAAAACAGTAGTCGCATCAGTAGCCGGATTGACATTAGAGGGCATGGATATTATGTTTATTTCCTTTGCAATGTCAATGATTATCGCAGATTTTCATATTGATATGGCTGCAGGCGGACTAATTTCCTCAATTACTAACATAGGTATGCTTGCTGGAGGAGTTATCTTCGGCATATTGGCTGATAAATTCGGGAGAGTCAGGGTCTTTACGTACACTATTCTTCTATTTGCAATCGGGACAGCATTAACAGGTCTGGCGCAGAATATTGAACAAGTATATATCTTTAGGTTTATTGCAGGTCTTGGTGCAGGCGGAGAATATGGTATTGGCATGGCACTTGTGGCGGAAGCTTGGCCAAAGAATAAACAAGGGCGTGCTTCTTCTTATGTAAGTGTAGGTGCCCAGTACGGTGTTATTTTAGCAGCCTTGCTTAGTGCGATGATTCTTCCTGCATGGGGATGGAGAGGGTTGTTCTTCGTTGGTTTGGCACCAGTAATCTTTGCCTTTATTGTTCGCAAAAAGCTGGATGAATCACCAGAATGGCTGGCTTCACAACAGAAAAAGCAAGCTGTGAAAAAGGAAGGGAAACTAAAGCAATTATTTGCTAGCCCTAGAATTACTGCAACAACCATTGCATTAGCTGTGATGGCAACTGTGCAAATTGCCGGATATAACGGTCTGATGATATGGCTGCCATCCATGCTGCAGCAATCTCAAGGACTTTCTGTTTCAAGCTCTGCCCTTTGGACAATCAGCACAGCAGCTGGAATGATTGCTGGGATGCTGACATTTGGACAATTTATTGATCGTCTTGGCATGAAGCTCTCATACGGAATCTTCTTATTCGCTTCGGCAATTGCGGTATTTCTTTACTCCTTTGCATCAGGCAGTATCGGTCTATTAGTAGGCGGCGCGATTGTAGGCTTCTTCTCGAATGGAATGTTTGCAGGGTACGGCGCATTAATCAGCAAGTATTATCCAGTAGAAATACGCAGTACAGCAACAAACACAATTTTTAATTTCGGAAGAGCTTTAGGGGGATTATCTCCAATACTAGTAGGTTATATACTACAGCATGCCAACGTTACAGCGGCAATGGGATATTTGGCCCTGCTTTACTGCATTTCCTTCATTGCGATGCTTAGCTTGCATAAAAGAGCAGGAAGTGAAAGTAAACTTAAACCTTTAGCAAAAACAGTTTAA
- a CDS encoding CBO0543 family protein — protein MNFQKYILLAVILLSAAGCLAIIRFDWKRYGLIYLISAVTGNLLCFSLTYIGFYTFFNYLLEDYSITPVLLVSTLFPLIALFAIRYSPKLWIWKIPFYWGIIHLGLVGEVILKNSVIFKFEAEWDLWDSYTLWWINYLLFELLGGKIVPPEKRKPLNAESLRYGAWAWILLHFIFITTIFLAGIYVGVTVFK, from the coding sequence ATGAATTTCCAGAAATATATATTGTTAGCTGTTATTTTATTATCCGCTGCAGGGTGTTTGGCAATTATCCGATTTGACTGGAAGCGATACGGTCTTATTTATTTAATTAGTGCAGTTACAGGGAACTTGTTATGCTTTTCTTTAACGTATATAGGATTTTATACTTTTTTTAACTATTTGCTTGAAGATTATTCGATAACTCCAGTGCTGCTCGTTTCCACACTTTTTCCATTGATTGCTTTATTTGCAATAAGGTATAGTCCAAAACTATGGATTTGGAAAATACCTTTTTATTGGGGAATTATCCACTTAGGATTAGTTGGGGAAGTTATCTTAAAAAACTCTGTTATCTTTAAATTTGAAGCGGAATGGGATTTGTGGGACAGTTATACGCTTTGGTGGATAAATTATTTGTTATTTGAGTTATTAGGCGGAAAGATCGTACCACCAGAAAAAAGAAAACCATTGAATGCTGAGTCCTTGCGATATGGTGCATGGGCTTGGATTTTACTGCATTTTATATTCATCACAACGATATTTTTAGCAGGTATATATGTGGGAGTAACTGTCTTTAAATAA